In Erpetoichthys calabaricus chromosome 6, fErpCal1.3, whole genome shotgun sequence, one genomic interval encodes:
- the LOC114668426 gene encoding uncharacterized protein F54H12.2-like: protein MAFVHCASDECAKSELDVFQLSPTQTSIEKSYYAEVPPLTALSENAPLEFSIAGNDQYLDLNNTLLYLSCKIHKNDGTTLAADSRVALVNYPIASLFSQVDITIGDRLISQSNNCYPYRAFIETVLNYGDETLKTQFSAGLFYKDTPGHHEATALDGPNLGFNKRAAYTSRSHRVDLLGHIHADLFFQEKLLINGVDVKLKFVRNKDDFCLMSNGDQFKVNILSASLFVKRVQVIPAVRLGHAEALMTSNAKYPIDRVQMKVFSIPTGSRVCNQENLFLGQLPKLVVLGFVDNAAFSGNFTHNPFNFKHNNINFMALYLDGEQIPSKPLQPDFASGHCVREYFQLVETADKRMKDKALLVDREEFAKGYSLFAFNLSPDMESTGHYSLIKTGNFRAEIRFAQPLQDTVNMIVYAVFDNIIEINMRRQVIYDYS, encoded by the coding sequence ATGGCTTTTGTACACTGTGCGTCAGATGAATGTGCAAAATCGGAACTGGACGTATTCCAGCTGTCACCAACACAAACCAGCATTGAAAAAAGCTACTATGCCGAAGTGCCGCCTCTCACAGCATTGTCAGAAAATGCCCCACTTGAGTTTTCCATTGCCGGAAATGATCAATACCTGGACCTCAACAACACACTCCTCTACTTAAgctgtaaaatacataaaaatgatggAACAACTCTGGCCGCCGATTCACGTGTTGCCCTTGTAAACTACCCGATTGCTTCTTTGTTCAGTCAGGTGGACATCACCATCGGGGACAGATTGATCAGCCAGAGCAATAACTGTTACCCATATCGAGCGTTTATCGAAACCGTACTAAATTACGGAGACGAGACCctgaaaacacaattttcagCTGGACTGTTCTATAAAGACACACCCGGTCACCACGAAGCCACTGCACTGGATGGCCCAAATTTGGGGTTCAATAAAAGGGCTGCTTACACGTCCAGAAGCCACAGGGTTGATTTATTGGGTCACATCCATGCAGATCTCTTCTTTCAagagaaattattaattaatgggGTTGATGTAAAACTAAAGTTCGTGCGAAATAAGGATGacttttgtctgatgagcaatggTGATCAATTTAAGGTCAACATATTATCAGCATCATTATTTGTGAAAAGAGTTCAAGTCATTCCGGCAGTCAGACTGGGTCATGCTGAGGCCTTGATGACCAGCAACGCAAAATACCCAATCGACCGGGTTCAAATGAAAGTGTTCAGCATACCTACCGGTAGCCGTGTCTGCAACcaggaaaacctgtttctgggacAGCTGCCAAAATTGGTTGTTTTGGGATTTGTTGACAATGCAGCTTTCAGTGGCAACTTTACACACAAcccctttaattttaaacataacaacATCAACTTCATGGCTCTTTACCTGGATGGAGAGCAGATACCCAGCAAGCCTCTGCAGCCTGATTTTGCTAGTGGACACTGTGTCAGAGAATATTTTCAACTGGTGGAGACCGCTGACAAGAGGATGAAAGATAAGGCCCTGTTAGTTGATCGTGAAGAGTTTGCTAAAGGCTATTCACTTTTTGCATTCAACCTAAGCCCTGATATGGAATCAACAGGACACTATTCACTCATCAAAACAGGCAACTTCAGGGCCGAAATAAGATTTGCTCAACCGCTGCAAGATACAGTGAATATGATTGTGTATGCAGTTTTTGACAACATCATTGAAATTAACATGCGTCGGCAAGTTATTTACGACTACAGTTAA